One window of Bacillus alkalicellulosilyticus genomic DNA carries:
- a CDS encoding Na(+)/H(+) antiporter subunit F1, producing MLQTVLSIVLVIMSVSLLVCFIRAIIGPTMPDRVVALDTFGINLIGFIGILMILQQTAAYAEIILVLGILAFVGSVALAKFLERGVVFDRDHH from the coding sequence ATGCTACAAACGGTATTATCCATTGTATTAGTCATTATGTCCGTATCATTATTGGTTTGTTTTATTCGAGCCATAATTGGTCCAACGATGCCTGACCGTGTTGTTGCATTAGATACGTTTGGAATTAACTTAATTGGTTTTATAGGTATACTAATGATCCTTCAACAGACAGCGGCTTATGCTGAAATCATTCTTGTTCTTGGGATTTTAGCCTTTGTAGGTTCAGTTGCTCTTGCGAAGTTTTTAGAAAGAGGTGTTGTCTTTGATCGAGATCATCATTAG
- a CDS encoding Na+/H+ antiporter subunit E: MAFQILLNVVLAFIWAFLQNSYTLVDFFIGYMVGLLILFVLRRFLTFDFYFRRVFAVIKLALLFARELVLANIDVIKIVLSPKMNIQPGIIAVPTQLKADWEVTLLGALISLTPGTLTMDFSDDNQILYIHSIDVPDKEAMIRQIHNTFEKAIMEVRQ, translated from the coding sequence ATGGCTTTTCAAATTCTATTAAATGTCGTACTTGCTTTTATTTGGGCCTTTTTGCAAAACAGCTACACCTTGGTCGACTTTTTCATCGGGTATATGGTTGGTTTGCTCATCTTGTTTGTATTACGACGTTTTCTTACGTTTGACTTTTACTTTCGCAGAGTCTTTGCGGTCATAAAACTAGCTCTTTTATTTGCAAGAGAGCTAGTGCTAGCAAATATTGATGTAATCAAAATTGTTTTAAGTCCGAAAATGAATATCCAACCTGGAATTATTGCTGTTCCTACTCAATTAAAAGCAGATTGGGAAGTAACATTACTCGGAGCACTTATTAGCTTAACTCCAGGAACATTAACAATGGATTTCTCAGATGATAATCAAATTCTTTACATTCATTCGATTGATGTTCCAGATAAAGAGGCAATGATTAGGCAAATTCATAATACGTTTGAAAAAGCGATTATGGAGGTGAGGCAATAA
- a CDS encoding Na+/H+ antiporter subunit D produces the protein MNNLVILPILIPFIIGTILIFFVKQYTIQRMVSGITVFVMLGVSIYLAIVVYQNGIYTLNLGNWQAPFGIVLVADMFATMMVILSSIVGLVCLFFAFQTISSQREKFYFYPFYFFLLAGVNGAFLTGDLFNLFVFFEVMLIASYILIVIGGTKYQLRESLKYVIINVFASILFIVGVAYLYAATGTLNFADLAVRVAELEQQGVLNVIAILFLVVFAMKGALFPLYFWLPRSYYGPPAAIAALFGGLLTKVGIYAIIRMFTLIFNHDPGFTHNIILALAGLTMFFGVLGAVSQFDFKRILSYHIISQVGYMVMGLGIFTPLAIAGAIYYIAHHIIVKAALFLFAGATQKLTGTTNLKEMGGILKTHPLLAWLFFISAISLAGIPPLSGFFSKFALILAGFEAERYVIVTVALLVGLLTLFSMMKIFIYAFWGEQKMTKKQAELKVGKLLLPIAPLVVLTIVLGFFAEPIFQYSLGIAHEILDPSIYINSVLKE, from the coding sequence ATGAATAATTTAGTGATATTACCAATATTGATTCCGTTTATTATCGGAACGATTTTAATCTTTTTTGTCAAACAATATACGATTCAACGTATGGTTAGTGGGATAACCGTCTTTGTTATGCTAGGGGTATCGATTTATCTAGCTATCGTCGTCTATCAAAATGGCATATATACTCTTAATTTAGGAAATTGGCAGGCTCCATTCGGGATTGTACTAGTCGCCGATATGTTTGCTACGATGATGGTTATTTTATCAAGTATTGTTGGTCTTGTGTGTTTATTTTTCGCCTTCCAAACCATATCAAGTCAAAGAGAAAAGTTTTATTTTTATCCCTTTTATTTCTTCTTATTAGCCGGGGTTAATGGAGCTTTTCTAACAGGTGACTTATTTAACTTGTTTGTCTTTTTTGAAGTGATGCTTATCGCCTCCTATATTTTAATTGTGATAGGTGGTACAAAATATCAACTTCGGGAATCGCTAAAATATGTGATTATTAACGTCTTTGCCTCTATCTTATTTATTGTCGGTGTAGCGTATCTCTATGCGGCGACAGGAACGTTAAATTTTGCAGATTTAGCAGTGAGAGTTGCCGAGTTAGAACAGCAAGGCGTACTAAATGTAATTGCAATTCTCTTTTTAGTCGTATTTGCGATGAAAGGGGCATTATTCCCTCTTTATTTTTGGTTGCCACGTTCCTATTACGGACCACCAGCAGCCATTGCTGCTTTGTTTGGGGGGTTATTAACGAAGGTTGGAATTTATGCGATTATTCGCATGTTTACGTTAATCTTTAATCATGACCCTGGATTTACACATAATATTATTTTAGCGCTAGCTGGTTTAACTATGTTCTTTGGAGTATTAGGAGCTGTTAGTCAATTTGACTTTAAACGAATTTTGTCTTATCACATCATTAGTCAGGTTGGATATATGGTTATGGGGTTAGGTATTTTTACACCACTTGCTATAGCCGGAGCCATCTACTATATTGCTCATCACATCATTGTAAAAGCTGCTCTATTTTTATTCGCAGGAGCCACACAAAAGCTAACAGGAACAACAAACTTAAAAGAAATGGGTGGGATATTAAAAACACATCCGCTCCTTGCTTGGTTGTTTTTCATATCAGCTATATCATTAGCAGGGATTCCACCACTAAGTGGATTCTTTAGTAAATTTGCTTTAATCCTTGCTGGGTTTGAAGCTGAGCGCTATGTGATTGTTACGGTTGCATTACTTGTAGGATTACTTACGTTGTTTTCGATGATGAAGATTTTCATTTATGCTTTCTGGGGAGAACAAAAGATGACGAAAAAGCAAGCAGAACTTAAGGTTGGAAAGCTTTTGCTTCCTATCGCACCACTTGTCGTGTTAACGATTGTACTTGGCTTTTTCGCAGAACCAATCTTCCAATACTCTCTTGGAATTGCTCATGAAATTTTAGACCCATCGATTTATATTAATTCGGTATTAAAGGAGTAG
- a CDS encoding Na(+)/H(+) antiporter subunit C, with protein MEILMSVTVGVLFMVGTYLILTKSLLRVILGLVLLSHGAHLLLLTMAGLKRGAPPLLGEEAASYADPLPQALILTAIVISFGVTSFLLVLAYRTYKEHKTDDLDKLRGSADE; from the coding sequence ATGGAAATATTAATGTCCGTCACCGTTGGAGTCCTCTTCATGGTAGGCACCTATTTAATTTTGACAAAGAGCTTGTTGCGAGTGATTCTAGGACTTGTCCTTCTCTCTCACGGAGCACATCTCCTTCTGCTTACAATGGCAGGCTTAAAAAGAGGAGCACCACCATTATTGGGCGAAGAAGCAGCGTCGTATGCTGACCCTTTACCCCAAGCTTTAATTTTAACAGCGATTGTCATTAGCTTTGGGGTCACCTCATTTCTCCTTGTTTTGGCGTATCGAACGTATAAGGAGCATAAAACAGATGATTTAGATAAGTTAAGGGGATCTGCTGATGAATAA
- a CDS encoding Na(+)/H(+) antiporter subunit B has protein sequence MKTNNVMLTTITKVVTFIILVFSVYLFFAGHNNPGGGFIGGLMTAAALLLMYIGFDMKTVKKAIPFNFIHMIAVGLLISIGTGVVTMLYNDVPYLTQFDRYVDVPLLGTFHLTTALPFDLGIYLVVVGIALQIILTIAEDDA, from the coding sequence ATGAAAACAAACAATGTCATGCTTACTACGATTACAAAAGTTGTTACTTTTATCATCCTAGTCTTCTCTGTTTACTTGTTCTTTGCTGGGCATAACAATCCTGGAGGGGGCTTTATCGGTGGATTAATGACTGCCGCTGCACTTTTACTGATGTACATCGGCTTTGATATGAAAACCGTTAAAAAAGCAATACCATTTAACTTTATTCATATGATTGCGGTTGGTCTCCTTATCTCAATTGGTACTGGGGTCGTTACAATGTTGTATAATGACGTCCCGTATTTAACCCAATTTGATAGATATGTTGATGTCCCACTTTTAGGAACGTTTCATTTAACAACTGCGTTACCATTTGACCTTGGAATATATTTAGTTGTAGTAGGAATTGCACTACAAATCATTTTAACAATTGCGGAGGATGATGCGTAA
- a CDS encoding Na+/H+ antiporter subunit A, whose amino-acid sequence MTLLHWATIAPFLLAILVPFLYKYIRNIHTGWFVLLLPLALFVYFLRFLPTTSNGDVIQETFPWVPSLGINFTVYLDGLSILFALLITGIGALVVLYSIYYLSKTKEKLNNFYVYLLMFMGAMLGVVISDNLIVLYVFWELTSLASSLLISYWFHREKSIYGAQKSMLITVFGGFAMLGGFCLLYVMGGTFSIRGLIEQADLLVTHSLFLPAMILVLLGAFTKSAQFPFHIWLPDAMEAPTPVSAYLHSATMVKAGIYLVARLTPVFGGVSEWFWIISAFGIFTLLWGSISAVRQKDLKSILAFSTISQLGLIMCLLGLGSASLYFQGGENTDFYTLATVAAIFHLINHATFKGSLFMTVGIIDHETGTRDIRKLGGLMAIMPITFTVSLIGLASMAGLPPFNGFLSKEMFFTGLLRASELGIFNMQTFGFLFPVLGWVASVFTFVYCLIMFFKTFLGKFKPENYDVKHVHEAPMGMLVSPIILGSLVVIFGFFPNILSRTLIEPAVASVLPGQWTHVNIYHWHGVNTELLMTIAVILLGTAIFLLAKKWMELSIYLRERDPLNYFYDQGLVGLIKGSTRVTQIQMTGLLRDYFAYMITFLIAIMGYTILRYDVLAIDTTNVAEISPFMWILTGIFIAATVAIPFIQHRITAIIIVGVIGFLLALFFNVFRAPDLVLTQLLVETVMVVLFLLAFYHLPELRKEKFIPRFNGINLIISIGVGIIVTATAFSALALSGTNGLEPISWYFIENSYELAAGKNMVNVILVDFRGLDTLLEVLVLGIAALGVVTLIKLRMTGKEDV is encoded by the coding sequence TTGACTTTGTTACACTGGGCTACAATTGCACCATTTTTATTGGCCATCCTAGTCCCATTTCTTTATAAATATATAAGAAATATTCATACAGGATGGTTCGTACTACTTCTTCCACTTGCTCTGTTCGTATACTTTTTAAGATTTCTTCCTACTACATCAAATGGAGATGTCATTCAAGAAACGTTTCCATGGGTACCGTCTCTTGGAATCAATTTCACAGTATACCTTGATGGATTGAGCATCTTATTTGCTCTACTCATTACTGGAATAGGAGCATTGGTTGTCCTTTATTCAATCTATTATTTATCGAAGACCAAAGAGAAACTGAACAATTTCTATGTATACCTATTGATGTTTATGGGAGCTATGCTAGGAGTTGTGATTTCAGATAATCTAATTGTTCTTTATGTATTCTGGGAACTAACAAGTTTAGCATCTTCATTATTAATTAGTTATTGGTTTCACCGTGAAAAATCCATTTATGGTGCTCAAAAATCAATGCTTATCACCGTATTTGGTGGCTTTGCTATGCTTGGGGGATTCTGTCTCCTGTACGTTATGGGCGGTACGTTTAGTATAAGAGGTCTAATTGAACAGGCTGATTTACTAGTTACCCATTCTTTATTCTTACCTGCAATGATTCTTGTGTTGTTAGGGGCTTTTACAAAATCAGCTCAGTTTCCATTTCACATTTGGTTGCCTGACGCAATGGAAGCACCAACACCAGTAAGTGCTTATCTTCACTCCGCAACGATGGTTAAAGCCGGGATTTATCTAGTAGCCCGTTTAACTCCAGTTTTTGGTGGGGTGTCAGAGTGGTTTTGGATTATATCCGCATTCGGGATATTTACGCTCCTTTGGGGTTCCATTTCAGCTGTCCGTCAAAAAGACTTGAAATCAATCCTAGCTTTCTCTACCATTAGTCAACTAGGTTTAATTATGTGTTTACTTGGATTAGGTTCTGCGTCATTGTACTTCCAAGGGGGAGAAAACACGGATTTTTATACCCTTGCGACTGTAGCAGCCATTTTTCACTTAATTAACCATGCTACCTTTAAAGGGAGCTTGTTCATGACAGTCGGAATCATTGACCATGAAACGGGCACTCGAGATATTCGTAAGCTTGGTGGTCTTATGGCTATCATGCCAATCACATTTACCGTATCTTTAATAGGTTTAGCGTCAATGGCAGGTCTTCCTCCATTTAACGGTTTCCTTAGTAAAGAGATGTTCTTTACAGGACTACTTAGAGCGAGCGAATTAGGCATATTTAACATGCAAACCTTTGGATTCCTGTTCCCTGTCTTAGGATGGGTCGCTAGTGTATTTACTTTTGTTTACTGTTTAATTATGTTTTTCAAAACGTTCCTTGGAAAGTTCAAGCCTGAAAATTATGATGTAAAACACGTGCATGAAGCTCCAATGGGAATGTTGGTTAGTCCTATCATTTTAGGTTCTCTAGTCGTAATATTTGGATTTTTCCCAAATATTCTATCTCGAACATTAATCGAACCTGCTGTTGCTTCAGTTCTTCCGGGGCAATGGACACATGTCAATATTTATCATTGGCACGGTGTAAATACAGAATTGTTAATGACCATCGCCGTGATTTTACTTGGTACAGCGATTTTCTTGCTTGCGAAAAAATGGATGGAACTTTCTATCTACCTTCGCGAAAGAGATCCATTAAATTACTTCTACGACCAAGGTCTAGTAGGTTTGATTAAAGGGTCAACAAGAGTCACTCAAATTCAAATGACAGGTTTACTGCGAGATTATTTTGCTTATATGATTACATTCCTAATTGCTATCATGGGCTATACAATACTTCGATATGACGTGTTAGCAATTGATACAACGAATGTCGCTGAAATCTCTCCTTTCATGTGGATTTTAACGGGAATTTTTATTGCAGCTACTGTTGCTATTCCTTTTATACAACACCGCATTACGGCAATTATCATCGTTGGAGTAATCGGATTTTTATTAGCCTTGTTCTTTAACGTCTTTAGAGCACCTGACCTTGTATTAACTCAATTACTTGTTGAAACGGTCATGGTCGTATTGTTTTTACTTGCGTTTTATCATTTACCAGAGCTACGAAAAGAGAAATTTATTCCTAGATTCAACGGAATTAACTTGATTATTTCGATAGGGGTAGGAATAATCGTAACGGCAACTGCCTTTAGTGCTCTTGCACTGAGCGGTACGAATGGCCTTGAACCAATCTCATGGTATTTCATTGAGAATTCTTATGAATTAGCTGCCGGGAAAAATATGGTTAACGTTATCCTCGTCGACTTCCGTGGCCTAGATACGTTACTCGAAGTCCTCGTTTTAGGAATTGCAGCCCTTGGGGTTGTCACTCTGATTAAGCTTCGAATGACAGGGAAGGAGGACGTATGA
- a CDS encoding sporulation histidine kinase inhibitor Sda has product MRKLSDDLLIETYFKAVELNLSDDFIYLIKNEIDRRSLADKIKLSS; this is encoded by the coding sequence ATGAGAAAACTTTCTGATGATTTATTGATTGAAACATACTTTAAAGCCGTTGAATTAAACTTAAGTGACGATTTTATCTACCTCATTAAAAATGAAATCGATCGCCGTTCATTAGCTGATAAAATAAAACTTTCTTCCTAA
- the yqeH gene encoding ribosome biogenesis GTPase YqeH codes for MEELQTNGRETICAGCGVKVQTTEKSGLGYAPKSALERDVVICQRCFRLRHYNEVQDVSLTDDDFLKILNNLGKTNSLIVKIVDIFDFTGSWLPGLHRFVGNNDVLLLGNKVDLLPKSLNQNRLINWMKKSAKDLGMQPVDVHLMSAHKGHGVIEAASKIDELRKGKDVYVVGSTNVGKSTFINRMIKEFGGEEELMITTSHFPGTTLDMIDLPLDDGQKLFDTPGIINHHQIAHYIDKTELKVITPKKEIKPMVFQLNEEQTLYFGGLARLDFVKGGRGSFVCYFSNELMIHRTKLEKADQLYKDHLGELLVPPGRETKENLPELVRHDFSIKNEKSDIVFSGLGWVTVHQPNVRVSAYAPKGVGVSIRSSLV; via the coding sequence GTGGAAGAACTTCAAACTAATGGAAGAGAGACCATTTGTGCTGGGTGTGGAGTAAAGGTACAAACAACTGAGAAATCAGGCCTGGGTTATGCGCCAAAATCAGCTTTAGAAAGAGATGTTGTCATTTGCCAACGTTGTTTTAGATTGAGACATTATAATGAAGTGCAAGATGTGTCTCTAACTGATGATGATTTTTTAAAAATTTTAAATAACTTAGGGAAAACAAATTCTCTCATTGTAAAAATCGTTGATATCTTTGATTTTACTGGCAGTTGGTTACCTGGATTGCACAGGTTTGTTGGGAATAACGATGTATTACTGCTCGGGAATAAAGTCGATTTGCTTCCGAAATCCTTAAATCAGAACAGGTTAATTAACTGGATGAAGAAATCGGCTAAAGATCTTGGAATGCAACCTGTCGATGTTCATTTAATGAGTGCCCATAAAGGTCACGGTGTAATCGAAGCAGCAAGTAAAATTGATGAACTTCGAAAAGGGAAAGATGTTTATGTTGTTGGAAGTACGAATGTAGGAAAATCAACTTTCATTAATAGAATGATAAAAGAGTTTGGTGGGGAAGAAGAGCTGATGATTACAACATCCCACTTTCCTGGAACGACATTGGATATGATTGATCTCCCATTAGATGATGGGCAGAAATTATTTGACACGCCAGGAATTATAAACCATCATCAAATTGCTCATTATATTGATAAGACAGAATTGAAGGTTATTACTCCTAAAAAGGAAATTAAGCCAATGGTTTTTCAATTAAATGAAGAACAAACCTTGTATTTTGGAGGATTGGCTCGTTTAGATTTTGTTAAGGGTGGACGTGGTTCGTTCGTATGTTATTTTTCAAATGAATTGATGATCCATCGCACAAAATTAGAAAAAGCAGACCAGTTATATAAGGACCACTTAGGAGAATTATTGGTGCCACCAGGAAGAGAGACAAAAGAAAACTTACCCGAGTTAGTTCGTCATGATTTTAGTATTAAAAACGAAAAAAGTGACATTGTCTTTTCAGGTCTTGGCTGGGTAACTGTTCATCAACCAAATGTACGAGTAAGCGCTTATGCACCAAAAGGTGTCGGAGTTTCAATTCGAAGCTCGTTAGTGTAA
- the aroE gene encoding shikimate dehydrogenase, translating to MGKLFCLIGNPVGHSLSPHMHNDAFSQLGMNHHYHAFKVEQEDLEAAVAGLKALGVAGFNVTIPHKVEIMKYLDKVDGEAKKIGAVNTVVLEDGQYIGYNTDGQGYLQSLLDITDTLQSKNVLVVGAGGASRAIVTVLSSYGVASLTIANRTIEKAIDLAKQCQDKTEIRTMTIHGAEEQLNHFDLIINTTSVGMSPNINALPLSVEKIKEGTIVSDLIYNPLKTKFLLDGEAKGAIAHDGVGMFVGQGALAFQKWTGILPDRIRMKKLVIAQLEGKTC from the coding sequence ATGGGGAAGTTATTTTGTTTAATTGGTAATCCGGTTGGTCATTCATTATCACCACACATGCATAATGATGCATTTTCTCAACTAGGAATGAACCATCATTATCATGCTTTTAAAGTCGAACAAGAAGACCTAGAAGCAGCAGTAGCTGGTTTAAAAGCGTTAGGAGTTGCTGGGTTTAATGTCACGATTCCTCATAAAGTGGAGATCATGAAATACCTGGATAAAGTAGATGGAGAAGCTAAGAAGATTGGTGCTGTTAATACAGTCGTATTAGAGGATGGTCAATACATCGGGTATAATACAGATGGACAAGGTTATTTACAGTCGCTATTAGATATAACTGACACGCTACAATCCAAAAATGTACTTGTTGTTGGAGCTGGTGGGGCATCTAGAGCTATTGTTACGGTTTTATCTTCATATGGGGTAGCAAGCTTAACGATAGCTAATCGAACAATTGAAAAAGCAATAGATTTGGCAAAGCAATGTCAGGATAAAACAGAAATCAGAACGATGACGATTCATGGTGCAGAAGAGCAGTTGAATCACTTTGACCTGATTATTAATACAACTTCTGTAGGAATGAGTCCGAACATAAATGCTCTCCCGTTATCAGTAGAAAAGATAAAAGAAGGAACGATTGTGAGTGATTTAATTTACAATCCCCTTAAAACGAAGTTTCTATTAGATGGAGAAGCGAAGGGGGCTATCGCTCATGATGGCGTAGGAATGTTTGTTGGTCAAGGCGCATTAGCATTTCAAAAATGGACAGGCATCCTGCCAGATAGAATTCGAATGAAAAAGTTAGTAATTGCTCAATTGGAGGGTAAAACATGTTAA
- the yhbY gene encoding ribosome assembly RNA-binding protein YhbY, whose translation MLTGKQKRFLRAKAHHLQPIFQVGKGGVNENMIKQIEEALEVRELIKVSILQNCEDDKKEVAASLSSNSGAELVQVIGNTVVLYKESNEHKEIELP comes from the coding sequence ATGTTAACAGGTAAACAAAAGCGATTTTTACGAGCAAAAGCCCATCACCTGCAACCTATTTTTCAGGTTGGTAAAGGTGGAGTCAATGAGAATATGATTAAACAAATTGAAGAAGCACTTGAGGTTAGAGAGCTGATAAAGGTCAGTATTCTACAAAATTGTGAAGATGACAAAAAAGAAGTTGCAGCTAGCCTAAGTTCGAATTCAGGAGCAGAGCTTGTACAAGTAATAGGAAATACAGTTGTGTTATACAAGGAATCGAATGAGCATAAGGAGATTGAACTACCCTAG
- a CDS encoding nicotinate-nucleotide adenylyltransferase, whose amino-acid sequence MKRIGILGGTFDPPHYGHLLIAEEVRKELTLDEVWFMPSHIPPHKIRNDLSSSEDREKMVTLAIEDNQHFILSTIELERKGRSFTIDTMRQLTKDHPTASFYFIVGGDMVDQLDNWVEIEQLLTLVTFVGLRRPKYNSDSPYKKNIIEIDVPQLDISSSLIRERKRDGKNIKYLIPESVRKYICERGLYE is encoded by the coding sequence ATGAAAAGAATTGGGATCCTTGGGGGTACATTTGACCCTCCTCATTATGGTCATCTATTAATAGCAGAAGAAGTTAGAAAAGAACTAACCTTAGATGAGGTGTGGTTTATGCCATCCCACATCCCTCCTCATAAAATAAGAAATGATTTATCATCTTCAGAGGACCGAGAAAAAATGGTGACCCTTGCAATAGAAGATAATCAACATTTCATTTTATCGACAATAGAATTAGAGAGAAAGGGACGTTCTTTTACAATCGATACAATGAGGCAACTCACTAAGGATCACCCCACTGCCTCTTTTTATTTTATTGTAGGTGGAGACATGGTAGACCAGTTAGATAACTGGGTTGAAATAGAACAGCTACTGACCTTAGTGACATTTGTAGGGTTAAGACGTCCAAAATATAATAGTGATTCTCCATACAAAAAGAACATCATTGAAATTGATGTGCCACAACTTGATATATCTTCTTCGCTAATTAGAGAGAGAAAAAGGGATGGAAAAAATATCAAATACCTTATCCCAGAAAGCGTAAGAAAATATATTTGTGAAAGGGGATTATATGAATAG
- the yqeK gene encoding bis(5'-nucleosyl)-tetraphosphatase (symmetrical) YqeK: MNREEALAIVKPHLTEHRYEHTLGVVKTAKELAKRFGADENKAELASIFHDYAKFRSKTEMKQILLDKQISLDMLEYGDELLHAPCGAYLVKTEVGIEDEEVLTAIQFHTTGRPGMTLLEKVVFLADYIEPNRKFPGVEEARELAKTSLDEAMILALRNTMTFLLKKSHAIYPGTLATYNELLQNK; the protein is encoded by the coding sequence ATGAATAGAGAGGAAGCACTTGCTATTGTAAAACCCCATTTGACTGAACACCGATATGAGCATACACTCGGGGTTGTGAAAACTGCGAAAGAACTAGCAAAACGCTTTGGTGCAGATGAAAATAAAGCTGAATTAGCGAGTATCTTTCATGACTATGCTAAATTTCGTTCGAAAACAGAAATGAAACAAATCCTACTCGACAAACAAATCTCATTAGATATGCTTGAGTATGGAGATGAATTGTTACATGCCCCGTGTGGAGCGTACTTAGTTAAAACTGAAGTGGGAATAGAGGATGAGGAAGTACTAACCGCTATTCAGTTTCATACAACAGGAAGACCAGGGATGACCCTACTTGAAAAAGTAGTATTTCTTGCTGATTACATTGAACCGAATCGGAAGTTCCCAGGAGTAGAAGAAGCGCGTGAACTTGCTAAAACAAGTCTAGATGAGGCAATGATTTTAGCTTTGAGGAATACAATGACCTTTTTATTAAAAAAGAGCCATGCGATATATCCTGGAACATTAGCAACATATAATGAGCTACTCCAAAATAAATGA
- the rsfS gene encoding ribosome silencing factor — MSEKKVLELAVKAIDDKRAENIVALNMKGVSLIADYFVICHGNSEKQVQAIADEVKKVAQEQGMEMRRLEGFDQARWVLIDLGDVVVHVFHKDERLFYNLEKLWGDAQVVELEGELL; from the coding sequence ATGTCAGAAAAAAAAGTACTGGAACTTGCAGTAAAAGCGATAGATGACAAAAGAGCTGAAAATATTGTAGCGTTAAATATGAAAGGGGTCTCTCTAATTGCCGATTATTTTGTCATTTGCCATGGTAATTCTGAGAAACAAGTTCAAGCCATTGCAGATGAAGTGAAGAAGGTCGCACAAGAGCAAGGAATGGAAATGAGACGCTTAGAAGGGTTTGACCAAGCTCGTTGGGTTTTAATTGACTTAGGAGATGTTGTCGTGCACGTGTTCCATAAGGATGAGAGATTATTTTATAATCTAGAAAAATTATGGGGCGATGCACAAGTCGTCGAGCTTGAGGGAGAGCTATTATAA
- a CDS encoding S1 RNA-binding domain-containing protein — MLLPGHMATLTVARKTNFGYFLTDGTEDILLHKREATRELELDEKVEVFLYHDHQKRIAATMEEPLITFGEIAWLEVVSVLPRDGLFLNNGISRDLFLSIDELPFERERWPKPGDRLPVSLINDKKGRVMAQHIKGPLIEKQAKKATELSLNQEVTGTVYHFVDEGVFLLTEEGYLAFLHESESSFVPRLGQQLTVRVTYVRDDGRINVSAFADKMKSQVEDSEKILEYMKSRDGAMPYGDKSQAEDITTRFNMSKAAFKRALGKLMKEQLVYQKEGWTYLKEKQ; from the coding sequence ATGTTGCTACCAGGCCACATGGCAACGCTAACTGTTGCGAGAAAAACAAACTTTGGTTATTTTTTAACTGATGGTACTGAAGATATATTATTACACAAACGTGAGGCAACGAGAGAGTTAGAACTTGATGAAAAAGTGGAGGTTTTTTTATACCATGATCATCAAAAACGTATAGCAGCCACAATGGAGGAACCATTGATAACCTTTGGGGAAATCGCTTGGCTTGAAGTTGTGTCGGTCCTGCCTAGAGATGGACTGTTTTTAAATAATGGTATCTCAAGAGATTTATTTTTATCAATTGATGAGCTTCCCTTTGAAAGAGAGCGCTGGCCAAAGCCCGGAGATCGCTTACCAGTATCATTAATTAATGATAAAAAGGGACGAGTTATGGCTCAGCATATTAAAGGACCACTGATTGAAAAACAAGCTAAAAAGGCCACCGAACTCTCACTTAATCAAGAAGTAACAGGAACAGTATATCATTTTGTTGATGAAGGTGTTTTTCTTTTAACGGAAGAAGGCTATCTTGCCTTTCTCCATGAGAGTGAATCCTCGTTTGTTCCTAGACTAGGTCAACAGTTAACGGTCCGTGTAACCTATGTTCGTGACGATGGAAGAATTAATGTATCAGCTTTTGCGGATAAGATGAAAAGTCAAGTTGAAGACTCAGAAAAGATTTTAGAATATATGAAAAGTCGGGACGGAGCTATGCCTTATGGAGATAAGTCACAGGCTGAAGACATAACGACTCGATTTAATATGAGTAAGGCTGCCTTTAAGAGAGCTTTAGGTAAATTAATGAAAGAACAGTTAGTGTACCAAAAGGAAGGCTGGACTTACTTAAAGGAGAAGCAATGA